One genomic region from Sphingobacterium sp. UGAL515B_05 encodes:
- a CDS encoding efflux RND transporter periplasmic adaptor subunit: MVMRSFMYISLCLIILSTSCQSEKKDKKEAAVFNVTTPLVKDTIVNKDYVAQIRSINHIELRAQEKGYIQSIFVDEGQFVQKGQPLFKIMPNLYESDVNRAKAEVKYAEIEYQNTKNLSEKDIVAPQETEMAKAKYEKAKAELAAMNTHLKFTDIVAPFSGIVGKLHVRKGSLVDEGELITELSDNSKMWVYFNVPEVEYLNQMDAKKDNSPLHVRLNMANGKEFGHEGIVETIESDFNNETGNIAYRATFPNPKGLLRYGETGNIVITSPYNNALMIPQKATFEELEKKYVYVITKDNKVKAREIKIAAELPHIYVVSSGLGKDEKILLNGLRMVQENQTIESKYQTPEKVMSNLDLYAE; this comes from the coding sequence ATGGTCATGAGAAGCTTTATGTATATAAGCCTGTGCCTTATTATTCTATCTACAAGCTGTCAGTCAGAAAAAAAAGACAAAAAAGAAGCTGCAGTTTTCAACGTCACTACTCCTTTGGTCAAAGATACAATTGTCAATAAAGACTATGTCGCCCAAATCCGTTCGATCAACCATATTGAATTGCGCGCGCAGGAAAAAGGCTACATTCAATCGATATTTGTCGATGAAGGTCAATTTGTACAAAAAGGACAACCCCTCTTTAAAATCATGCCCAACCTCTATGAGTCCGATGTTAATCGTGCCAAAGCTGAGGTAAAATATGCTGAAATCGAATATCAGAATACCAAAAATCTGTCCGAAAAAGATATTGTAGCTCCGCAGGAAACTGAAATGGCAAAAGCAAAATATGAAAAAGCCAAAGCTGAGTTAGCCGCTATGAATACGCATCTCAAATTTACCGACATCGTAGCACCGTTTTCAGGAATCGTTGGTAAGCTTCATGTCCGTAAAGGAAGTCTTGTCGATGAAGGCGAGTTGATCACAGAACTGTCCGATAACAGTAAAATGTGGGTTTACTTCAATGTCCCCGAAGTCGAATACCTCAATCAAATGGACGCAAAAAAAGACAATAGCCCGCTGCATGTACGGTTAAACATGGCCAATGGAAAAGAATTCGGTCATGAGGGTATTGTTGAAACAATTGAATCAGACTTCAATAATGAAACTGGAAATATTGCCTACAGAGCGACTTTTCCAAATCCAAAGGGATTATTGCGTTATGGCGAGACAGGTAATATAGTCATTACATCGCCCTATAATAACGCGCTTATGATACCGCAGAAAGCTACATTCGAGGAGCTTGAAAAAAAATATGTTTACGTTATTACAAAAGATAATAAAGTAAAAGCAAGAGAAATAAAAATTGCTGCCGAACTGCCACATATCTATGTTGTTTCTTCCGGATTGGGCAAGGACGAAAAGATTCTACTGAATGGACTTCGCATGGTACAGGAAAACCAGACTATTGAATCCAAATATCAGACTCCGGAGAAAGTCATGTCAAACTTAGATTTATATGCAGAGTAA
- a CDS encoding efflux RND transporter permease subunit, translating to MFKKVIHRPVFAIVISVVILFIGGLAIKQLPTEQFPKIAPTTVAVSIAYPGASADVLVKSSLITLENAINGVQGMRYIATDATSAGEATVNVVFDPGTDPNDAVVLVKTRVDQVMPLLPELVQKEGVVVNPIQPSMLMYVNLYSTNKSMDEKFLYNYATVNIIPEINRIHGIAKSQILGSRRYAMRVWLNPDRMRAYSLSVDEVMKAIGEQSIIGRPGRLGQSSGIAAQSLEYVLTYKGQYNTPEQYDNIIVRANGDGENIKLKDVAKVELGSEFFDIYSNLDGHPSASIVLKQNYGSNANDVIKDVKAKLAEMKGNFPPGIDYKISYDVSQFLDASIEQVMHTLRDAFILVAIVVFIFLGDWRSTLIPIIAVPVSLIGTFFVIQWFGMSINLVTLFALVLAIGIVVDNAIVVIEAVHAKMEESAISPYSAVKEVMAEIAGAIIAITAVMVAVFIPISFMTGPVGTFYRQFSITMASSIVISAVVALTLTPVLAAMLLKNNHGKPKKSNVFTKSLDLFNRTFDKITGKYASLLRKIASRRVITWGILIAFCVGIFVINKTLPGGFIPSEDQGTIYAIIQTPPGSTLEQTNKLSRELQKICQGVDGVESVSSLAGYEIMTEGRGSNAGTCLINLKTWGEREHSVKEIMEELEEKSKNLGATVEFFEPPAVPGFGSSGGFSMRLLDLNRTTDYQDFDKVNKAFIANLKKRKELTGVFTFFAANYPQYELVFDNNAAMQKGVSIGKAMDNLNILIGSTYEQGFIRFGQFFKVYVQSSPEFRRLPSDIMNLYVKNDHDQMVPYSAFMTLKKTQGPNEITRYNMYNSAAIRGLPANGYTTADAIQAINETALQTLPHGYKVAWEGLSYDEAQRGNEAVYVFLVVLVFVYLVLAAQYESFIIPFAVLLSLPVGVFGSFFLLKAMGLENDIYAQVGLIMIIGLLGKNAVLIVEFAVKRRQAGDSILEAAIEGSRARFRPILMTSFAFIAGLVPLVFASGAGAIGNHTIGASALGGMLVGTIFGVIVIPGLYYIFAKLADGRKMIQAEDESPLSEDMIHYE from the coding sequence ATGTTTAAAAAAGTAATACATCGACCGGTATTTGCTATTGTCATATCGGTGGTAATCCTATTTATCGGAGGTTTGGCCATAAAGCAACTTCCTACAGAGCAATTTCCAAAAATCGCACCGACAACTGTGGCGGTCTCCATTGCCTATCCTGGTGCAAGTGCTGATGTACTTGTAAAATCCTCACTGATTACACTGGAGAATGCAATCAATGGTGTACAGGGAATGCGCTATATCGCAACCGATGCGACCAGTGCCGGTGAAGCAACCGTAAACGTCGTATTTGATCCTGGAACAGACCCCAACGATGCCGTAGTACTGGTGAAAACCCGGGTGGATCAGGTTATGCCACTCTTGCCTGAACTTGTTCAAAAGGAAGGAGTCGTCGTCAATCCAATTCAGCCCAGTATGCTGATGTACGTGAATCTTTACAGTACCAATAAAAGCATGGATGAAAAGTTCTTGTACAACTATGCAACTGTAAACATCATTCCTGAAATCAATCGTATCCACGGAATCGCCAAATCGCAAATCTTAGGTAGCCGTAGATATGCCATGCGCGTCTGGTTAAATCCCGATCGTATGCGAGCTTACAGCTTGTCGGTTGACGAAGTGATGAAAGCGATAGGAGAACAAAGTATCATCGGCCGTCCAGGTCGACTGGGACAAAGCTCAGGTATTGCTGCGCAATCCCTCGAATATGTCCTAACCTATAAAGGGCAATACAATACACCTGAACAATATGACAATATTATCGTTCGCGCAAACGGCGACGGTGAAAACATCAAGTTAAAAGACGTGGCTAAAGTCGAACTGGGAAGTGAATTCTTTGACATCTATTCCAATTTAGACGGGCATCCCTCGGCTTCGATTGTGTTGAAACAGAATTATGGTAGTAATGCCAATGACGTTATCAAAGATGTGAAGGCAAAACTTGCGGAGATGAAAGGTAACTTTCCTCCAGGAATAGACTATAAAATCAGTTATGATGTATCCCAATTCCTGGATGCTTCTATCGAACAGGTGATGCATACCCTACGCGATGCTTTTATTTTAGTTGCCATTGTCGTCTTTATTTTCCTGGGCGATTGGCGTTCGACTTTGATTCCGATCATCGCCGTGCCCGTTTCGTTGATAGGTACATTCTTCGTCATCCAATGGTTCGGCATGTCGATCAACTTAGTGACCTTGTTTGCGTTGGTGCTTGCCATTGGGATTGTCGTAGACAACGCCATTGTGGTCATTGAAGCCGTACATGCCAAAATGGAAGAAAGTGCCATATCGCCGTACAGTGCTGTAAAAGAAGTCATGGCCGAAATCGCAGGTGCTATTATCGCTATTACAGCTGTTATGGTTGCCGTTTTTATCCCCATTTCATTTATGACAGGTCCTGTCGGAACATTTTACCGTCAATTTTCAATTACCATGGCCAGTTCCATCGTGATATCTGCAGTAGTCGCATTAACCCTTACTCCTGTGCTGGCTGCGATGCTCCTGAAAAATAACCATGGTAAACCAAAAAAATCAAACGTATTCACTAAATCGCTCGACCTTTTTAACCGTACTTTTGATAAAATAACGGGCAAGTATGCCTCCTTACTTCGTAAAATTGCCAGCCGAAGAGTGATTACATGGGGTATCTTAATAGCATTCTGTGTCGGAATTTTCGTCATTAACAAAACGCTTCCAGGAGGTTTTATACCGAGTGAGGACCAAGGCACAATATATGCCATTATTCAGACTCCTCCAGGATCAACATTGGAACAGACCAATAAGCTTTCCAGAGAGCTCCAGAAGATCTGTCAAGGGGTAGATGGCGTAGAATCTGTCTCATCACTGGCAGGTTATGAAATCATGACCGAAGGTCGTGGATCGAATGCCGGAACCTGTCTTATCAACCTCAAAACCTGGGGTGAACGTGAACACTCCGTTAAAGAGATCATGGAAGAACTCGAAGAAAAATCAAAAAATCTAGGTGCAACGGTTGAATTCTTCGAACCTCCCGCTGTTCCTGGGTTTGGTTCTTCTGGAGGTTTCTCCATGCGCCTGCTGGACCTCAATAGAACCACCGATTACCAAGATTTCGATAAAGTAAATAAAGCGTTTATCGCTAATTTAAAGAAACGTAAGGAACTGACCGGGGTCTTTACATTCTTTGCCGCTAACTACCCACAATACGAATTGGTATTTGACAATAACGCCGCCATGCAAAAAGGCGTTTCCATTGGTAAAGCCATGGACAACCTCAATATCCTTATCGGTAGTACCTATGAGCAGGGTTTTATCCGTTTCGGTCAATTCTTCAAAGTCTATGTACAATCTTCACCAGAATTTAGAAGGCTACCTTCCGATATCATGAACCTTTACGTCAAAAACGATCATGACCAGATGGTTCCTTATTCGGCCTTTATGACCTTAAAAAAAACACAGGGACCAAACGAAATCACGCGCTACAACATGTACAATTCGGCCGCCATCCGTGGACTTCCGGCAAATGGATATACAACGGCCGACGCTATTCAGGCAATCAACGAAACTGCACTTCAAACATTACCACATGGCTATAAAGTTGCCTGGGAGGGCTTGTCCTATGATGAGGCTCAACGTGGAAACGAAGCCGTTTATGTCTTTTTAGTTGTCTTAGTCTTCGTATATCTTGTACTTGCTGCGCAGTACGAAAGCTTTATCATTCCGTTTGCGGTATTGTTGTCGCTACCAGTTGGTGTCTTTGGATCATTCTTCCTATTAAAAGCTATGGGACTTGAAAATGACATCTATGCGCAGGTCGGGTTGATCATGATTATTGGTTTATTGGGTAAAAATGCGGTGCTTATCGTAGAATTTGCCGTGAAAAGGCGCCAAGCTGGCGATAGCATATTGGAAGCAGCTATTGAGGGTTCACGAGCACGTTTCAGACCGATCCTCATGACCTCATTTGCATTTATCGCTGGACTTGTACCACTTGTCTTTGCCAGTGGTGCCGGAGCTATTGGTAACCATACCATAGGTGCCTCAGCGCTGGGAGGTATGCTCGTCGGAACAATCTTTGGCGTTATTGTCATTCCCGGACTCTACTACATTTTTGCAAAATTGGCTGACGGAAGAAAAATGATCCAAGCCGAAGACGAATCACCATTAAGCGAAGACATGATACATTATGAATAA
- a CDS encoding YdeI/OmpD-associated family protein, with protein sequence MLKKGEHIEGVPMELQQLLDMDEKANAFFETLSKSYKQGYCDWVGSAKQEQTRKTRAEKAIQMLRNNQKTLKTV encoded by the coding sequence ATGCTAAAAAAAGGTGAACATATTGAAGGCGTCCCTATGGAACTCCAACAATTGTTGGATATGGACGAAAAAGCCAATGCTTTTTTTGAAACACTTTCCAAATCATACAAACAAGGCTATTGTGATTGGGTTGGATCAGCAAAACAGGAACAAACCCGAAAGACAAGGGCTGAAAAAGCAATACAAATGCTACGAAATAATCAGAAAACCCTTAAAACGGTCTAG